CGCCCACCCGAAGAAGAACCTGTGACTCACTGGCAGGTGTACGTGGCCACTGGCCCTGAGATCGAGCAGTTCGACCCAGATAACGGGGTGACGTACAGTGACCAGCGGAGAGTGATACAGTCCTTCCGCGGACAATCGCAGGAGGGGCTTGCACTCGACATCGACCCGATTCCCACTGAACCGGAGTGGCAGAGTGACTACATTCGCGAGTGCATCGTCATCGACAGAATCGTAGACGAAGGGCTCCCCGAAGAAGTCAACCTGTTCGTCTTCTTCACTATCCAAGACGGCTGTGCCCCGACAACCATCTCAATCTCCTACTACGAGATGCCTGACGGTGGTCCGGGACCGATGGAAGACGAAGAATTAGTGCTCGTTCGGGCCAATCCCACTGGTGGACTGGTGCTCGGACCCGGAAAACAAATCGTCCTCATTACCGTGGCAGAAACCTAGTTGGTTTCCGCCTTCTGCCCTTCTTCATCGAGAATCCGTGCTTCCGTGGCGTCCCGGTCTTCGGGATAGCCGATGTCCGCGCGCCAGCCCTCCATTCGAATGGCGTCGATGGTTCGCCCCGAGTGGATGAGCAGGTCGATAGCCTCGCTCAGTTCGTACTCGCCGCGATTCGAGGGTTGGACGAGGTGGCAGGCGTGGAAGATGGCCGGCGTGAACGTATAGAAGCCCGTCATGACCAGGTTCGACTCTGGCTCTTCGGGCTTCTCGACGACGGAAACGATTTCGCCGTAGGCGTTGGTCCGACAGACCCCGTAGCGGGAGGCTTCCTCCCACGGGACCTCTTCGATCAAGAAGGCGGCGTCTGCGCGCTCCTCTCGCTGGCGGGCGACGACGTCCCGGAGGTTCGCGCGGAAGATGTTGTCTCCGAGGATGAGCATGAAGTCGTCGGTGATGTACTCCTCCACCGTCAAGAGCGCGTGTGCCAGTCCGAGCGTCTCTCGCTGGTGGGCGTACGTTATTGGAATCCCCTGGAAATCGTCCCCGTAGTGGCGGATGATGTCCTCTTTCTTGTAGCCGACGACGACGTAGAACTCGGTCGCCCCGAGTTCGACGAGCTGTTCGAAACAGTGTGTGAGTATCGGTTTGCCCGCCACCTCCACCATCCCTTTGGGCCGGTCTTCTGTGAGTGGCCGCAACCGCTTGCCCTCCCCAGCCGCAAGCACAACTGCCTGCATCGCGTAGAACTTCGCTCTCGCAGATTAAATATCCCACTCCAAACATAACCGTGCCAGTGAGATACGTTGAAGGGTTTCGCTGTGATATTTTAGTAAAATGAGAGTTAGCATCGTGGGGAGTGGGTACGTGGGGACGACCATCGCCGCGTGTTTCGCGGAACTCGGACACGACGTGACGGCCATCGACATCGACGAATCGGTCGTCGCCAAACTGAACGCGGGCGAACCGCCGATTCACGAACCGGGGCTCGCCGACCGTCTCGCCGAGTACGCCGGGTCGTCACTGCGCGCGACGACCGACTACACCGCCGTTCTCGACACGGACGTGACGTTTCTCGCGCTCACGACGCCCTCGAATCCCGACGGCTCTATCGACCTCTCGATCATGAAAGCCGGGACGGAATCGCTTGGTGAGGTGCTCGCCGAAAAAGACGGCTACCACCTCGTCGTCGTGAAGAGCACGGTCATTCCCGGTACGACGGGCGACGTGATTCGTCCGCTACTCGAAGCCGCCTCCGGGAAGACGGCCGGCGAGGACTTCGGCGTCGCGATGAATCCTGAGTTCCTCCGCGAGGGCTCTGCGGTGTCCGACTTTCTGAACCCGGACAAAATCGTCTTCGGCGCGGAGTCAGACCGCGACCGCGCGCTGCTCGCCGACCTCTACGACCCGCTCGTGGCACGGACGGACGCGCCAATCGTGGAGACGGGCCTGCGCGAAGCGGAGATGATAAAGTACGCCAACAACGCCTTCCTCGCGGCGAAGGTGAGCCTCATCAACGAACTCGGGAACATCTGCAAGGAGTACGGCGTCGATGCCTACGAAGTCGCAGACGCCATCGGCTTGGACGAGCGCATCGGCCCGCATTTCCTACGCAGTGGAGTCGGCTGGGGCGGTTCGTGTTTCCCGAAGGACGTGGCCGCGCTCATCGCCGCCGCGCGGGAGACGGGCTACGAACCGCAACTACTCCAGGCGGCGGTTGACGTAAACGACCGTCAGCCCGGTCGAATGCTCGCGTTGCTCGACGACCACGTCGACGTTTCAGGAAAGCGGGTCGCCGTACTCGGCCTCGCGTTCAAGCCCGGCACGGACGACGTTCGCGAGTCGCGGGCAATTCCCGCAATCGAAGGGCTGCTCGAACGCGGAGCCGACGTCGTCGCCTACGACCCGGTGGCCACAGAGAATATGCGCGAGCGGTTTCCAGACATCGAGTACGCCGCGTCTGCCGCGGACGCGCTCTCAGGCGCGCACGGAGCACTCGTCGTCACCGACTGGGACGAATTCGCCGCCCTCGACACAGAGTTCGACGCGATGGCCACGCCCGTTGTCATCGACGGTCGGCGTATCGTCTCTCCGCGCGAGGGCATCACCTACGAAGGGTTGACCTGGTAGCGAGGCGACAGAAATCCGTCTCCGTCCATTCAGGCAGCAACCGTTTCGCCCTGTTCTACTGCCGATTCTGAGACTGTCACCGTGGTTCCGTTCACCGAATAGTCACCCGCGTAGGGGACCGTGACGCGGTAGGACCCGTCCGCTGCAGTTTCGACGGTTCGTTCGTACTCGAACGTCGCGCCGGGTATCGAGACGGATGTGGTGACCGTAACTTGCGAATCGGACGCTGCACCGCCCGTTATCGTCGCGCCCGGCACGAGTCTGAACGCTTTCGTGTCGCCGCTTTCGGTACTGAAAATCGCCTGATAGTGGGCAACACCGGGGGCGGCCTCAGTCTGGGAGCCAAAGTGGTCGTGAAGCCGGCTCTGCATCGTTCCCGGCGGATAGTCCCGGTCTTCGGTCACGACGAACCCGACGCGGTTGCTGAGTTTGCCGTACCACTCGCTGGCGTTCGACCCGCGCACGAACGGCGTGTAGGTGGACTGGGCGTAGCCGTAGGAGCGCGACTCGCCGTTCACGAAGTAGTTGTACGCCCGATTCGTGCCCCACCGGGACAACACGAAGTTCTGTGGATACGCCATTCCCTCTTCTTCGGCGTAGGTGTCGATAGCCTGGGCCGTCTCGAACAGGTCTCCGTCTGCGGTTACCTGGTTCATCTTCACCGGCACCTGGACGAGGCTCAGGCTGGCGACGATGAGAAAGAGCGCGACCAACGAGGCGACGCCCCGCGAGTCCGGAATCTCGACTGACTCGGGGACGCTCGGTTTCGAGTCGCGGAAGGGGACGGGACGGCGCGCCAGGTCGACGCGCTCTGCGAGGTGGACGAAGCCGAGTCCGGCGAACACGGCGGTCACCGCCGCCATCTCGCCGACGAACCGAATCTGGAAGCCGGCGAGCACGAAGAAGTAGCCTGCGTACACGGCGGGGGCGACCCACTCTGGGCGATGCTTTCGATAACTCGCGAGCGCGGCCCACCCGACGTACGGGAGGGCGAGTGCAAGGATGAAGCCGAACAACAGGAGAAAGCCCATCGAGTCGCCGCTGAACAGCGATTCGGTCTCGACGATGTCCCGCGGGGCGACGAACAGGGCCAGCTCACTCACGAGTTTCGCCCAGTAATCGGGCAGTAGCGCCCGGAAGGCGAGGACGCCGACCACGCCGCCGACCGCTTCGAGACCGGCGAGAGCCGTCGCTGGCAGGTCGGCGCGGAAGGTGAGTTCGGCGACGCTCAGGACGAAGAGGACGGCGACGAACAGGAGGGCGGGAGCGAAGGCTACCTGTTCAGAGTGCCAGCCGAAACTCGCGTGACCGGCAGCGGCAAGGAGCGCCCCGACCAGCAGGCCGACGACGAGACCGAGATTCGACGCGAGGGGCGACTGACCGGCGCGAACGTCAGAGAGCACCCGAAACGCAACGTACAGGCCGAGTGGGACGATGAGCAGCGGGCCGGCCTCCCACGCGAGCGTCTGGCCCGCGAGTGCGACGCCGAGGGCGAGCGTTGCGGCCCACGACTTCGGGGTTGATTTCAGGTCCGCGAGGCTTCCCCGGCGGGCGAGGACGACGACGGCGAGTATGGTGAGCGCCAGCCATGGGTAGTCGAAGGCGTGGTGGTCTGCGAATCCGAGGGCCGTCCGCAGAGCGTGGCCGGGGATGAGCGCGAGCAGGAGGACGCTCGCGAGGCCGACGCGCCGGTCGTCGGTCAGTTCGACGGCGAGCAGGTAGACGAGCGCGCCGGTGACGACGGCGCTGACGACGGGGTACCACGCCATGACGGGGCCGACGGCGTCCATCCCGCCGAACAGCGACGAGAGCCACCAGAGGGTGGCGACGAACAGCGGTTCCCCCATCGCGACGGTATCCGGCATTGCCGACAGCGCGGCGAAATCGAACAGACCGCCTGCATCGACGACCAGTTTCTCTACCCAGTAGCGGTAGAAGTAGGGGTCGTTCGCGCCGAGGACGACGTGGCCGTCGCGAAATACACGGGTGACAAACAACGAGCGAACGAGCGCGAGAAAACCGAGCGCCCCGACGAGCATGCCAACAGCGCGGCGTTCGACTGTCGGGAGCGAAAGTGAGATCGCAGGCGTCGTAGATGCGGGCGTCGATTCGCCGCGCAGGGCGGCTTCGACGGCCGTCGGGTCGGCGAGGCGGTACTCGCCGTCGTGTTTCTCGACGATGTTGCGGGAGACGACTTCGCCGAACGTGCCCGAGTCGAGGGGGATGTCCGCGAACGTCCACGTCTCGTGCTGTCTGTCGATAGCCAGCAGCTGCTCCAGTGACTCGGCCACCTCCGGCCGTGAGTCGAGGAGGTCGGCAGTCGCCTCGCGCACGTCGGTCATTAGCTCGAAAATACCGGGTAACTCGAATAAATGTGCCGGGAACGTTCGACGCACGTATGACGGTTCACGGACTTGTGTCCAGTAATGCGCCAGTTCATCATCCTCGGCCACGACGCGCCGACGACCCCTGATTTCTCGCTCGACGACCTCGCCGGCGGCGCGGGCCGCCTCGACGTGCTCTGTCGGTGCGTCAACTCGGCGTTCTTCCTGTCTCACGACATTCGAAAGGACGTCCGCGTCTACCTCGTCTTGCAGGACGAACTGACGATTCGCTTCGAGGGGAGCGAACTGCGCCGACTCAACCCCGACGAACGTTCGACAGCCGCACTCATCCGCAACGCCCTCGAAGAGAAGGAGAACGCCATCGGACACATGGAAGCCGAAGCCTCTCCCGGCGTCTATCTCTCGCGACGGGGCTTCGAGCCGATTCTCGAAACCGCCGCCCGCGACGGCACCGTGGTCGAACTACACGAAGCCGGCGACCCAATCGCCGACGCCGCCGTCCCCGAGAATCCCGTGTTCGTCCTCTCTGACCACCACGACTTCACCGACGAGGAGGCCGCTTTGCTCTCGGAAGCTGCAGCCCAGCGCGTTCGCATCGGCCCGGCGGTGCTCCACGCCGACCACACCATCACCGTCGTCCACAATTTCCTCGACACCGACGGCTACTCGAAATACTAATTTCCGGAAGGATTAACAACAGCGGCGGCTATTGAAATAGCAGCGGGCCAGTGGGGTAGCCTGGTATCCTTCGGCCTTCGGGTGGCCGTAACCGCAGTTCGAATCTGCGCTGGCCCATTTTCCAGTCGCGCCGCTCACTTTCGAGCGGCGCGTCTGAAACTGACGCCGAGCAGATTCGAATCAGGGAGCGAGCGCAGCGAGCGACCGTGGTTTGGAATCTACGATTCCAAAGCAGACCAGACGTGCTCGCTTCGCTGTGCACGTCTGGGCGTGGTTCGAATCTGCGCTGAGCGACCGGGGGGTGGAAGCGTACGCTTCCGAGCAACGAGTTGCGCGGGAATTCGAAGCTGCGCTGTCACCCAATCCAGACCCCTTTACTTCCACTCCACCCTTACCAATCCCTTTTACGCGAAAGCGCCCAACGCACACTCCATGGATGGAATCGACGAGGAAATCGCCAGTGCAGACGAGAGTGCGGTCCAGCGGGACGAACTCGTCGAGGCGGTGACCGAACACGCGGGGCGGATTGCGCGGGAACTCGCGCTGCTCAAGGGTGGCGATTACGGGCAAGAGACGTTCGAGACGAGCAGCGGGGACTGGACGGTGAAGTTCGAGGCGGGGGCGCTCGACTACCTGCGATTCTCGGGGAAGAAGGGCGACATCTACGTCGTTTCGACGAAGCAGCCGCCGTCGCCGGACGACCTGCGCCTGGCGATGGAGGACTACGGGGCGTTCGTCCGGGCGTTCAACGACCACGTCGCCTCGTTCGAGGGCATGCTGGACGACGTGCCGACGGACTTTCCCGAGGTCGCTTCGACGGCGACGGTCGTCGAGGAGCGAGACAGAGTCGTTGCGCGGATTCGAGAGACGGCGAACGCGATTGCGGCCCAACTCCACCGGTTCAACGGGACGGACTACGGGTCGTGGACGGCGCGCGTCGCCGGGAAACGCTGGGAGCTGAAGTGGGAGGGCGACCGGGCGTCGTACCTCCGCGTCGGCGGCGAGGGTGGGACGTATCTGGTGTCTCAGTACGAGCCGCCGTCGGCCCCGGACGTGAAGCGTCACGCGAAGGGCTTTCGTGAGTTCGTCGAGGCCTTCAACGACCACGTGGATGAACTCGACGCGAGCCTTTCGCACGTCGAACTGTAACGAACGAGCGTGGCAGAAAATCGCACGATAATGCGGGGTTGACGCATCACGATTCTGTCCTTACGTCGCCCATAATAATGGGTGTAGCCGGACTGCTCACAGGCAATGACTGCGTTCGCTCCGAGAGGGTCCCGTCTCTCCCCCCTGTCCCCCCTGCTGTCTTCGGTGCCGGCCCGAATCGAGGTGGCGCGATAGCCCATGTCGACGCCGCCCCGCTCGCGGACCCGTGATTCGCTGCTGCCGAGCTTTCGCCAGCACACGGTGACGTGGACCGACGTGAGGTGGCTCTCGCTCGCGGTGCTCGCCGCGGCGACCATCTACGCGTCCTACCTCGCGACCCACCAGTACCCGGCGTACGTCGGGGGCCTGTACATCGCGATTTCTGACCAAATCATCGCTCACGGCTACGCGCTGCCAGAGCGCATTCCCGGCTACACCGCCGATGGCGTCCCGTTCGCGTATCCGCCGTTCATGTTCTACGTCTACGCGGTGATTCGCGACCTGTTCGGCGTCGATGCCATCACGCTCACCCGCCTCATCCCCGGAGCCGTATTGACGTTCATGATCGTGCCGTACTACTTCCTCGCACGCCATCTGCTCGACTCGAAACGGCAGGCGGGGCTCGCTTCGGTCATCTTTGCGGGTGCGCCAGCCGTGCTTCGCTGGCACCTGTCGGCCGGTGGCATCGTCCGCGCTCCCGCGGTCACCATCGCGCTGCTCGGTGCGTACACCGGGATTCGGCTGTTCCAGACGGGCGACCGTCGCTGGATCGTTCCCGGGATGGCGCTGTTCGGTATCGAAGTGCTCACGCACCCGACCTACACCGTCTTTTTCGCCTTCACCTACCTGCTCGCCTACGCCGCCTTCGACCGGTCGATTCAGGGCCTCGTCTACGGCGCAATCGTCGCCGGCGGTGGTATCCTACTGGCCGCGCCGTGGTGGCTCCAGATTTTCGCCACGCACGGACCGGACATCTTCCTGCAGGCGTCGGGAACCCACACCGGTCTCTTCGGCGGGTGGCACCGCATCTATTGGCAGTTCGTCATCCCGCTCAAGGAGAAAGACATCACGTCGGTGTTCTACCTCGCCGTCTTCATCGCCTCGGCGTACGCGCTCTACCGGAAACGCTACTTCCTCGCCGTCTGGGCGATTGGCGCGAGTTATCTCCTCGGCAAAGACCGATTCCTGTTCATCGGCGGCGCGATGCTCATCGCGTTCCTCGTCTACGACGGCGTCCTGCCCGCTATCCAGACGTTCCTCAGCGAGCGTACGTCCCGGCCTGACCTGTATCGGGTCGTCTCGGTCGCCGTCGTCGCGCTCGTCATGCTCACCGCGGTCGGCACGGGCGTCGCCTTCGCGACGAGTACGCTGCAGACCGAGTACGACCACAGCGCGGCCCAGCCAGCGACGATGGACACCTACGACCGCGAGGCGATGGCGTGGATGGAGGCGAACACCGCGTCCGACTCGACGTTCGTCGTGATGGGTGACACCGCAGAGTGGGTGCCCTTATTCACCGACCGGACGATACTCATCGGGCCATGGGGGGTGGAGTGGACTACCTCCGCGAACTACTACTGGGAAGTGGAGTACTACAAGGCCATCTCCAACTGCGGGAGCGCGAGCTGCGTGACCCAGCTGCTCGCCTTCGGCGACCGCCACCCGGACTACATCTACGTGCCGAAAGACGACTACACCGTCCGAGGCAAGGAGCGCGAGACGACGACAAATATGGAGCACTCCCTGCTGGAGTCCCCGCGCTACGACCTGGCCTACGAGAACGAGGGCGTCCTCATCTTCGAGGTGTCTCGGTCTGCGACCCAGTCCTCCGGTGACGAGACCGACGCGACATCCTCGCCGGACGGCCCCGGCCGATAGTCAGATGCGTTTTTAGGGGTGGCTGTTGTCCACTGTGACGTGACAGCTACGTCTCCTGACGCCGACCGGGCACTGTCGGTCGCTCGCGAGGCGGCGATGGCGGGCGGAAACGTCGCACTTTCCGCCTTCCGGACGCCGCTTCGGATAACGCCGAAAGCGAGCAAAATGGACCCGGTGACGCAAGCCGATATCGACGCCCAGTCTCGTGTCGTCGAAGTTATCCACGACGCCTTCCCCGACCACACCATCGTCGGCGAGGAGGGCGACCAGTTGAAAGCCATCCCCGAGACGGGCCACGCCTGGGTAATCGACCCCATCGACGGGACGAACAACTTCACCCACGGCAACCGCATCTGGGCGACGTGTCTCGCCTACGTGGTGGATGGGACCCCACAGGTCGCCGTGACCCGCCTTCCCGCTTTCGGTGACGAGTACGTCGCGGCCTCGGAAACGCTCCGCGACAACGACCCCGTGCGCGTGAGCACCCGCGACGACCCCGAGTTCTGTACCGTCTCGCTCACGTTCGGTCTCCAGCGCGAGCACCGCCCCCTGTTCGGGGACGTCTCGCGTAATCTGCTCGAAACGTTCGGCGACCTCCGGCGGTTTGGCACCGGGCAGGTTTCGCTCGCGATGGTCGCGGCGGGCGAACTCGATGGGGCCGTCTCCGCGGTTCACCTCTCGCCATGGGACACCGTCGCCGGCGTCCATCTCGTCGAACAGGCGGGCGGGAAAGTGACCGACATCAACGGCAATCCGTGGCGCTGGGACGCAGACGGCCTCGTCGCCTCGAATGGCGAGATTCACGACGACCTGCTCTCGATTATCCCCTGATTTTTCACCCCGCTCGTCTTACTCCCGACGATGACCGACGACCCGCTCGAATGGGAAACGCTCGCCTCCGAAACGGCCTACACCTGTCCCGGCTTCGACGTCACCCACGAGGACGTCCGCTTGCCAGACGGCACGGAGACGGATTTCGATTTTCTCTCAGAACCGCCCGCCGTCGTTATTCTCCCGTTTACGCCGGAGGGCGACGTGGTGCTCATCGAGGAGTGGCGACAAGCCGTAAAGCGCGTGAACAGAGGGATTCCGGCGGGCACGATGGAGCCAGCAGACGACGACCCGGCGATGGCCGCCCACCGCGAACTCGAAGAGGAGACGGGCCACGAGGCAGCCCGCGTCGAACACCTCACGACGGTCGAACCGGCCAATGGTATCGCGAACGCGGTGCATCACTACTTCGTCGCGTACGACTGTCACCCCGCGAGCGAGCAGAAGCTGGACTTCAACGAATCGATTCGCGTCGTCACCGAATCCTACGACGACCTCCTCGCCGCGGTTGGCGCAGGTGAGATTCGAGACGGGCGGGCCGTCCTCGGGACGCTCTACTACGAGCAGTTCGCCTGACCGCCATCTCCGGAACGGAATTTGTATCCCTGCTCCGTCGAAGTTTCGGACAATGCGCGATATCTTCGAGGTCCGCGACACCGACGCCGCGGGCCGCATTGGGCGACTTTCGGTTCCCCGGGCGGGCGTCACGGTGGAGACACCGGCGCTCCTTCCGGTGGTGAATCCGAACCGCCAGACGGTCGCTCCGTCTCGACTCGAATCTGAGTTCGGTGCGGAGATTCTCATCACGAACAGCTACATCATCTACAAGAGCGACCCCGTCCGCGAGCAGGCCCTCGACGTTGGCCTCCACGAACTGCTCGATTTCGACGGTGCCATCATGACCGACTCTGGCTCGTTCCAACTCGCGGAATACGGCGAGATTAGCGTCGATACCGAGGAAATCCTCCAGTTCCAGCACGACATCGGCTCGGATATCGGGACACCCGTAGACATCCCCACGCCACCGGATGTAGCCCGCGAGCAGGCAGCAGAGGAACTCGCCATCACACAGGAACGCCTCGAATTCGCCGAAACCGTCGAAGTTGGCGACATGCTCGTGAACGCGCCGGTGCAGGGGTCTACGTACCCGGACCTGCGCAAAGCGGCCGCAGAACACGCCTACGGCACCTCTCTCGACGTGTTCCCGGTCGGGGCCGTCGTGCCGCTGATGAACGCCTACCGCTTCGACGACATGGTTGACGCCATCGCCGCCGCGAAGGAAGGACTCGGCGCTGACGCACCGGTTCACCTGTTCGGCGCGGGTCACCCGATGATGTTCGCCCTCGCCGTGGCGATGGGTTGTGACCTGTTCGACTCCGCCGCATACGCTCTCTACGCCCGCGACGGGCGCTATCTCACGGTTCGCGGGACCAAGCACTTCGACGAACTCGACTACTTCCCGTGTTCGTGTCCCGTCTGCACCGAGTACACGCCCGCAGACCTCGAACAGGTGTCGAACAAGGAACGCGAACGCCTGCTCGCCGAACACAACCTCCACGTCTCCTTCGAGGAGATTCGCACCATCAAACAGGCCATCCGCCGCGGGTCGCTCATGGAACTGGTCGAGATGCGTGCGCGCTCCCACCCGGCGATGCTCGACGGCTACCGGGCGATGCTCGCCCACGCAGACCTGCTCGAAGCGTCCGACCCGGCCACAAAGGACGCCTTCTTCTATCTCTCCTCGGAGAGCGCGTACCGGCCGGAGGTCGTGCGTCACCACAAGCGGCTCGCCCGACTATCACCAGAGGGCCACGTCCTGCTCACGGAAGCAGGCTCGTCCGACAACTACGACGAGTCGTGGCGACTGCTCCCGCCGTTCGGCCCGTTCCCGCTCGCCCTGCGCGAGACGTACCCGGTCACCGCTGAGGTGCCAGACCGCATCGACGACGAGGCCTACCGACAGGCCGTCGTCGGCATCCAGAAACTCGTCGCGGCGAACCCCAACACCGAGTTCACGGTCGCCCACAAGGGCTGGCCCGCAGACATCGTTGCGGGCGTCCCTCCGGGCGTCGACGTCGTAGACTTAGAATCGATGGACAAAAGCGGTGAGGAGACGGAGGATGACCAATGACCGAGTACTTCGAGGTCCACCACCGGGACGGCGCGGCCCGCATCGGTGAACTTCGTCTCGCCGAGTCGGTGACGACGCCGGCGCTCGCAGACGACGTCGTCGTCGATGCCGGGAGTCTCTGGCCCGAGACGCGCGACCTGCCCGAGGGCGACCCGTCGAAGGTGACGATTTTACCTCACCGCGGGCTTCCGGGCGGCACGGCGGACGAAGTCGCAGACTCCTTCGCGCCTGACTACCCCGACGTGGACTTCCCGAGCGCCGCCGTCGTCTCTCAGCGCTCCGTAGACGACTTCGGGGCAGATGTGTACATTCTCTCCGAGGCCCAGCGGGTCGTCGGCCACGCCGCGGCGTTCGTGGACGCCATCGTCGCGATGAAGGAAGCCACGCCGGGCGACACCGCACTCATGCTCTCGGGCGTCGCCACCCCCGCCAACGTCGCCACGCTCGTCTACGCCGGGGTGGACCTCGTGGACGCGACGCAGGCACGCATCAAGGGAACCCAGGGGTTCTACCTCACGACCGACGGCCAGCACTTCCTGGAGGATTTAGACGAACTCCCGTGTGCGTGTGCCGCCTGCCAGCAACCGCGTGAGGAGTTCACCCGTGCCGACTGCGCGGAACACAACGTGAACGCCCTGCACGCCCAACTCGGCATCGTCCGCCAGCGCATCCGCCGGGGTCGGCTCCGCGATTACATCGAGGGGCAGGCGCGCCACGAGGCGTGGCTCACCGCCGCTTTCCGCCGGTTCGACCAGGAGTACGCCTACATGGAAGAGCACACGCCGCTGTTCCGCCGGACGGAACTGCTCGCCGCCACCGAAGACTCACTCAAGCGCGTCGAGATTCAGCGATTCGCCGACCGCGTCACCTCGCGGTACACAAACCGGTTCGACAACCCGCTCGTCCTCGTTCCCTGCTCGGCCCGCAAGCCCTACAGCGAGTCCCAGAGCCACGGCCAGTACCACGACGCGATTCAGTTCCGCGCCCACCTCGTCTCGATGACCTCGCCG
This sequence is a window from Haladaptatus sp. QDMS2. Protein-coding genes within it:
- the tgtA gene encoding tRNA guanosine(15) transglycosylase TgtA; this encodes MRDIFEVRDTDAAGRIGRLSVPRAGVTVETPALLPVVNPNRQTVAPSRLESEFGAEILITNSYIIYKSDPVREQALDVGLHELLDFDGAIMTDSGSFQLAEYGEISVDTEEILQFQHDIGSDIGTPVDIPTPPDVAREQAAEELAITQERLEFAETVEVGDMLVNAPVQGSTYPDLRKAAAEHAYGTSLDVFPVGAVVPLMNAYRFDDMVDAIAAAKEGLGADAPVHLFGAGHPMMFALAVAMGCDLFDSAAYALYARDGRYLTVRGTKHFDELDYFPCSCPVCTEYTPADLEQVSNKERERLLAEHNLHVSFEEIRTIKQAIRRGSLMELVEMRARSHPAMLDGYRAMLAHADLLEASDPATKDAFFYLSSESAYRPEVVRHHKRLARLSPEGHVLLTEAGSSDNYDESWRLLPPFGPFPLALRETYPVTAEVPDRIDDEAYRQAVVGIQKLVAANPNTEFTVAHKGWPADIVAGVPPGVDVVDLESMDKSGEETEDDQ
- the arcS gene encoding archaeosine synthase subunit alpha gives rise to the protein MTEYFEVHHRDGAARIGELRLAESVTTPALADDVVVDAGSLWPETRDLPEGDPSKVTILPHRGLPGGTADEVADSFAPDYPDVDFPSAAVVSQRSVDDFGADVYILSEAQRVVGHAAAFVDAIVAMKEATPGDTALMLSGVATPANVATLVYAGVDLVDATQARIKGTQGFYLTTDGQHFLEDLDELPCACAACQQPREEFTRADCAEHNVNALHAQLGIVRQRIRRGRLRDYIEGQARHEAWLTAAFRRFDQEYAYMEEHTPLFRRTELLAATEDSLKRVEIQRFADRVTSRYTNRFDNPLVLVPCSARKPYSESQSHGQYHDAIQFRAHLVSMTSPIGVVPQELETTYPAQHYDSVVTGNWSEDEKQFVAEVLKRYLQRNEYPRIIAHVPPEGYRDIVERVEADLGLDIEYTVEDHPTTPESIGNLMQTLDGESKYLKSERQHNTLRALADYQFGDGAGDELFPELSIQGRYPKLRAHKKDGTQLAAMVPLYGTLSFTLAGARHWLESDVPTKTVEIDNFVPQGSVLAPGVVTASEDIRVGDDVVVQGPRAFAVGVAEMSGREMETSTRGIAVQIRHVEEV